In a genomic window of Acidobacteriota bacterium:
- a CDS encoding carboxypeptidase-like regulatory domain-containing protein — translation MTCRMHPGDFRSTAVRVRMLSAGVLAPVAAIAFLGAAPLQAGLDLPSLGDPLAGRLVGRVHVGEAALPAARVYVYDVADRSKRRTTTDRFGRYAFQPLPAGVYRVIAHRPGFVPAVAELVRTTGESVQALDFELGARERRPAGEETGAGEEDFWSVRERIPNDILRQIQIAEAIADDQDWALESAVQRERFEAELRTLSGIEDAGGDAGARVLGSQFDLRSRFGKTQLALRSDLREFERQVFNEDHQQLGDSQAFALDVNHRGSNVQITSQRHRFHGGGFNGGEAAAWDDWGPAPFAGLESYGLRVEQAAGAGDAHFEARYTADQNFHHGFGDLYAGQSGLHSLALASIDSPMSSTTLEFRGGYERQITANASLEAGLTYRERQAYGSGRFSTWGEDPHQRFDVFSQGNWEVQPTVVLEYGMFSTLSDGNVSFTPRAGFVVELGSNWLAAVSASERVDSEHLLFRDFLQVQYHDDDACTATFEHCYRIELSRRLGATDDSRRVEFGITERQFADSVRLYFSRDIFERLESLLLLDGDQVAELHFGLQQRLGEKILTRISTSAASGGGGLLRAVDGSGNNLENQVRYVIASVDTQFERSSTGVLLAFRRVDQELSPVARDARFPAAGPNSVLSVERLQLLLTQGLPWVTGTGIQNWALQLEMQLSRGHLPVDSSQDPDQLRRRVVAGLAVRF, via the coding sequence ATGACCTGCCGGATGCATCCCGGCGACTTTCGGTCGACCGCTGTGCGAGTGCGCATGCTCTCCGCCGGAGTCCTGGCGCCCGTCGCCGCCATCGCCTTCCTGGGCGCCGCGCCGCTCCAGGCCGGCCTCGACCTGCCGAGCCTTGGCGATCCACTGGCCGGGCGGCTGGTCGGCCGGGTCCACGTCGGCGAGGCGGCCCTTCCCGCCGCCCGCGTGTACGTCTACGACGTCGCCGATCGCAGCAAGCGCAGGACGACGACTGACCGTTTCGGCCGATACGCCTTCCAGCCCCTGCCGGCCGGCGTCTACCGCGTGATCGCTCACCGGCCGGGCTTCGTGCCCGCGGTGGCGGAGCTTGTGCGCACGACGGGCGAGTCGGTGCAGGCGCTCGACTTCGAGCTGGGCGCCCGCGAGCGCCGGCCCGCAGGCGAGGAGACAGGCGCAGGCGAGGAGGACTTCTGGTCCGTCCGGGAGCGCATACCGAACGACATCCTGCGCCAGATCCAGATCGCGGAAGCGATCGCGGACGATCAGGACTGGGCGCTCGAGTCGGCGGTCCAGCGCGAGCGCTTCGAGGCCGAACTGCGGACGCTTTCGGGCATCGAGGACGCAGGCGGTGACGCCGGCGCCAGGGTGCTCGGCAGTCAGTTCGATCTCCGCAGCCGGTTCGGCAAGACCCAGCTCGCCCTGCGATCCGACCTGCGCGAGTTCGAACGCCAGGTGTTCAACGAAGACCACCAGCAGCTCGGCGACAGCCAGGCCTTCGCCCTCGACGTGAACCACCGGGGCTCGAACGTCCAGATCACGTCGCAGCGACACCGCTTCCACGGCGGCGGGTTCAATGGCGGCGAGGCCGCGGCCTGGGACGACTGGGGACCGGCCCCGTTCGCCGGCCTCGAAAGCTACGGCCTGCGGGTCGAACAGGCGGCCGGCGCCGGCGACGCCCACTTCGAGGCCCGGTACACCGCCGACCAGAACTTCCATCACGGTTTCGGCGACCTCTACGCCGGCCAGAGCGGTCTGCACAGCCTGGCGCTGGCGTCCATCGACTCACCGATGTCCTCGACGACCCTGGAGTTCCGGGGCGGCTACGAGCGGCAGATCACCGCCAACGCCTCGCTCGAAGCCGGACTCACCTACCGCGAGCGGCAGGCCTACGGTAGCGGCCGGTTCTCGACCTGGGGCGAGGATCCCCACCAGCGCTTCGACGTCTTCAGCCAGGGCAACTGGGAAGTCCAGCCCACGGTCGTTCTCGAGTACGGCATGTTCAGCACGCTGAGCGACGGCAATGTCTCCTTCACGCCCCGCGCCGGCTTCGTCGTCGAACTGGGCTCCAACTGGCTGGCCGCGGTCTCGGCCAGCGAGAGGGTCGACTCGGAACACCTCCTCTTCCGCGATTTCCTGCAGGTCCAGTACCACGACGACGACGCCTGCACCGCCACGTTCGAGCACTGCTACCGGATCGAGCTCAGCCGGCGGCTCGGCGCCACCGACGACAGCCGCCGCGTCGAGTTCGGCATAACGGAGCGCCAGTTCGCGGACAGCGTCCGGCTCTACTTCAGCCGCGACATCTTCGAACGGCTGGAGAGCCTGCTCCTGCTCGACGGCGACCAGGTCGCCGAACTCCACTTCGGGCTGCAGCAGCGCCTGGGCGAGAAGATCCTGACCCGGATCAGCACCTCGGCCGCCTCGGGCGGCGGCGGTCTGCTCCGCGCCGTCGACGGTAGCGGCAACAACCTTGAGAACCAGGTCCGCTACGTGATCGCCAGTGTCGACACCCAGTTCGAACGCAGTTCAACTGGCGTCCTGCTCGCCTTCCGCCGGGTGGACCAGGAACTGTCGCCCGTCGCTCGGGACGCCCGGTTCCCGGCCGCCGGCCCGAACTCGGTGCTCTCCGTCGAGCGCCTGCAGCTCCTGCTGACGCAGGGACTGCCGTGGGTCACCGGCACCGGCATCCAGAACTGGGCCCTGCAACTCGAGATGCAGCTCAGCCGCGGGCATCTCCCGGTCGACTCCAGCCAGGACCCGGATCAGTTGCGCCGCCGGGTCGTCGCGGGTTTAGCGGTCCGCTTCTAG
- a CDS encoding phosphoribosyltransferase family protein has product MTADGPPTRRRLPICFYGSAAQSVCRLARRFPAFAVGLLLPRPCLACSAPAERELGLCRPCRRLLEARPRGAARGDRLEGCDRFFWLWAYHPPFDQIILGLKYRRLDYLGLHIADEANTRLGIELRRADVVVPMPMHWRRRLARGRNHADSIARPLARRLGRPLSPALRRRTLGRPQVGRGRRQRLLNPGIAFTCHRPAAVRDRVVLLVDDVVTTGATSGRAARTLKAAGARRVIVFAAARTLT; this is encoded by the coding sequence ATGACCGCAGACGGCCCACCCACCCGAAGAAGACTGCCCATCTGTTTCTACGGATCAGCGGCGCAAAGCGTCTGTCGACTGGCGCGGCGTTTCCCCGCCTTCGCCGTCGGGCTGCTCCTGCCCCGGCCCTGCCTCGCCTGCTCGGCCCCGGCCGAACGTGAACTAGGGCTGTGCAGGCCGTGTCGGCGGCTGCTCGAAGCTCGGCCCCGGGGCGCGGCCCGCGGAGACCGGCTGGAAGGTTGCGACCGTTTCTTCTGGCTCTGGGCGTACCACCCGCCGTTCGACCAGATCATCCTGGGCCTGAAGTACCGCCGCCTCGACTACCTGGGCCTCCACATCGCCGACGAGGCGAACACTCGACTGGGAATCGAGCTGCGCCGCGCCGACGTTGTCGTACCCATGCCCATGCACTGGCGCCGGCGGCTCGCTCGTGGCCGCAACCACGCGGACTCGATCGCCCGGCCGCTCGCCCGGCGTCTCGGGCGGCCGCTGTCGCCCGCGCTGAGACGGCGGACCCTGGGCAGGCCGCAGGTCGGCCGCGGCCGCCGTCAACGCCTCCTGAACCCGGGAATCGCCTTCACCTGCCACAGGCCCGCCGCGGTCCGGGACCGCGTCGTGCTCCTGGTCGACGACGTAGTGACCACCGGCGCAACCTCCGGCAGGGCCGCCCGTACTCTCAAGGCGGCGGGCGCGAGGAGGGTCATCGTCTTCGCCGCGGCCCGCACACTCACCTGA
- a CDS encoding sigma-54 dependent transcriptional regulator, which yields MNILIVDDEEVLQDVLTALIRQEGHHPICCATGQEALTVLAQEEIDLVLLDLMLPDMNGREVMRRIRQSDPDQVVVVITAYSSIEGAIEAMREGAFHYLPKPFKNEEVRLTIRQGLERRRLTAENRDLKEQLRERQGFDSIIGKSRPIRQVFDLIRRAAPSKSNILIRGESGTGKELVAKSIHNNSKRKDGPFVTVNSGSMPSELLESTLFGHVKGAFTGAVSHKKGLFEVAHGGTIFFDEIGNIPPDTQSKLLRVIQEKEFMRLGGLETLRADVRLVAATNADLEDRVTKGEFREDLYYRLNVITIQLPPLSRRVEDIPLISQHFLRMYSNENEKSPRRLTPEAMDVLMAHSWPGNVRELENVIERAVVLSTGEEIGLDLLPAALREGGATVPTPATLPKTGVSFKEAVSAYERELIVRALQACGGVQKRAAERLKVKPTTLHEMMKRLQVTIESRAS from the coding sequence ATGAACATCCTCATCGTCGACGACGAAGAGGTCCTGCAGGACGTCCTCACCGCCCTGATCCGGCAGGAGGGGCACCATCCGATCTGCTGCGCCACCGGCCAGGAGGCCTTGACCGTGCTCGCCCAGGAGGAGATCGACCTGGTGCTGCTCGACCTGATGTTGCCGGACATGAACGGCAGGGAGGTGATGCGCCGCATCCGCCAGAGCGACCCGGACCAGGTCGTTGTCGTGATCACCGCCTACTCCTCGATCGAGGGCGCGATCGAAGCGATGCGCGAAGGAGCTTTCCACTACCTGCCCAAGCCGTTCAAGAACGAAGAGGTCCGGCTCACCATCCGCCAGGGCCTGGAGCGCCGCCGCCTGACCGCCGAGAACCGGGATCTCAAGGAGCAACTCCGTGAGCGCCAGGGCTTCGACAGCATCATCGGCAAGAGCCGGCCGATCCGCCAGGTCTTCGACCTGATCCGCCGGGCCGCACCGTCCAAGAGCAACATCCTGATCCGCGGCGAGAGCGGCACCGGCAAGGAACTCGTCGCCAAGTCGATCCACAACAACTCGAAGCGCAAGGACGGACCGTTCGTCACCGTGAACTCCGGATCGATGCCCAGTGAACTCCTGGAGAGCACCCTCTTCGGCCACGTCAAGGGGGCCTTCACGGGCGCCGTGTCGCACAAGAAGGGCCTGTTCGAGGTCGCGCATGGGGGCACGATCTTCTTCGACGAGATCGGGAACATCCCGCCCGACACGCAGTCCAAGCTGCTGCGCGTGATCCAGGAGAAGGAATTCATGCGGCTCGGCGGGCTCGAGACCCTGCGCGCCGACGTCCGCCTCGTCGCGGCGACGAACGCCGACCTGGAGGACCGCGTGACGAAGGGCGAGTTTCGCGAGGACCTCTACTACCGGCTGAACGTGATCACGATCCAGCTTCCGCCCCTGTCCAGGCGGGTCGAGGACATCCCCCTGATCTCCCAGCACTTCCTCCGCATGTACTCGAACGAGAACGAGAAGTCGCCCCGCCGGCTCACGCCCGAGGCGATGGACGTGCTGATGGCCCACAGTTGGCCCGGCAACGTCCGCGAGCTGGAGAACGTGATCGAGCGGGCCGTCGTCCTCTCCACCGGCGAGGAGATCGGCCTCGACCTGCTGCCCGCCGCCCTCCGTGAAGGCGGCGCGACGGTGCCGACGCCGGCGACGCTCCCGAAGACGGGCGTCTCGTTCAAGGAGGCGGTCAGCGCCTACGAGCGGGAGCTGATCGTCCGGGCGCTGCAGGCCTGCGGCGGCGTCCAGAAGCGCGCCGCCGAGCGGCTCAAGGTCAAGCCCACGACGCTACACGAGATGATGAAGCGCCTGCAGGTGACGATCGAGAGCCGCGCTAGCTAG
- a CDS encoding acyltransferase: MSRMLKSGLIQMSLPDGTCGDGASAEEVAATVEAMTAKHIPYIEEAGRQGVQVLCLQEVFNTPYFCPGQDSSWFAAAESVPGPATERMAEYARRFGMVIVVPVYERETAGILYNTAAVIDADGSYLGKYRKTHIPQVAGFWEKYFFRPGNLGYPVFDTAFGRIGVYICYDRHFPEGARALGLAGAEIVYNPSATVAGLSDHLWTIEQPAHAVANGYFMGCVNRVGTEKPWDLGSFYGSSYFVSPRGEIVAQASKDQDELLVADLDLGMIDEVRSVWQFYRDRRPEAYDGLVEP; the protein is encoded by the coding sequence ATGAGCAGAATGTTGAAGTCCGGTCTGATCCAGATGTCGCTGCCGGACGGCACCTGCGGCGACGGCGCGTCGGCCGAGGAGGTCGCCGCCACGGTGGAGGCGATGACGGCCAAGCACATTCCCTACATCGAGGAGGCGGGCCGCCAGGGCGTCCAGGTCCTCTGCCTGCAGGAGGTGTTCAACACGCCGTACTTCTGCCCCGGCCAGGACTCGAGCTGGTTCGCGGCGGCTGAGTCGGTCCCCGGCCCGGCCACGGAGCGGATGGCGGAGTACGCGCGACGATTCGGCATGGTGATCGTCGTGCCGGTGTACGAGCGGGAGACCGCGGGCATCCTCTACAACACGGCCGCCGTCATCGACGCCGACGGCAGCTACCTCGGCAAGTACCGCAAGACCCACATCCCGCAGGTGGCCGGCTTTTGGGAGAAGTACTTCTTCCGCCCGGGCAACCTCGGCTACCCGGTCTTCGACACCGCCTTCGGGCGGATCGGCGTCTACATCTGCTACGACCGCCACTTCCCCGAGGGCGCGCGGGCCCTGGGCCTCGCCGGCGCCGAGATCGTCTACAACCCGTCGGCCACCGTCGCCGGCCTCTCCGACCACCTGTGGACGATCGAGCAGCCGGCGCACGCGGTGGCGAACGGCTACTTCATGGGCTGCGTCAACCGGGTCGGCACGGAGAAGCCGTGGGACCTGGGCTCCTTCTACGGCAGCAGCTACTTCGTGAGCCCGAGGGGTGAGATCGTCGCCCAGGCGTCAAAGGACCAGGACGAACTCCTGGTGGCGGACCTCGACCTCGGGATGATCGACGAGGTGCGCTCGGTGTGGCAGTTCTACCGCGACCGCCGGCCCGAGGCGTACGACGGGCTTGTTGAACCGTAG
- a CDS encoding ATP-binding protein translates to MRIESRPTRLGLTAALLLATILVVGLGGFSMGRKVSSFQDVGLVVETAAGELRVIAAADGSELLPDDVVVLANGEPPLTADELERLLRRRSESDLQVLRDTDEGEELVTALHPLPRLSLDWAYIALALTGIAYLLIGLYTLSRQRSRQTLLFHLWALTSAALYLVTPIAPFDAIDRLFYLVDGACRLLLPPLTLHFFLVFPVRPNSIWARRAVPWLYLPSAALLALQLDQIFGAGRLAGELSATALERQDRVELLLLVAYALAAAAVLGRRLLSRRDWEQGRQTQWIAFGVAGGYLPFLVLYVVPFALEVPAPGWLDAVAVAPLALVPLSFAYALLRYRLWDVAVIARDVATYALTVLLAVLGFSLLSLLIRRGVPQDMVVARGFLNASALLVIGTLSIPVKQGIGSSLQRLQYRAQRSRRALQRLGEELLHERDLGRLASSLLRELEEGLSLEQSNLFLVEGEHLTPVREEPEAPELRLAEVDVSIWTEAHRALARAPLADAADSGYLRLAVLGYHYVFPLQVRDRTVGLLYVGRRVGGAPLSTDDLTLIRQLLNQAVLAIENAQLLEQRQRQLTRVSELKQFSEEIIESSPAGIAVIDGRDRIVTANGAFGALVGLSRNEAAGRGLGDLIPLDLFPRQDDPPVEVRFEDRTGTEKYLQLSVAAFQGAAPGDRVVVAHDVTERVAMKRELAEKERLAALGAMAAGVAHEVNTPLTGISSYAQMLLAETSEQDPRRRLLRKVERQTFRAARIVNTLLDFARRGRHEPAPVDLAFVVRESCEALAERFADAGVELQVDLGPCGRDRVPGNETELGQVLANLMINAVDAMTEAGSKERRLSLAVDKNSGDSLDVFIDDTGPGIPEQHLERVFEPFFSTRKAVGGTGLGLSISQEIVRRHGGDLVASNLPSGGCRLTLRLPTMRRPQPVMPRPQPQSKENDE, encoded by the coding sequence ATGCGCATCGAGTCCCGACCCACCCGGCTCGGCCTGACCGCTGCACTCCTGCTTGCGACGATCCTGGTGGTCGGCCTCGGCGGCTTCTCCATGGGCCGCAAGGTGAGTTCGTTCCAGGATGTCGGGCTCGTGGTCGAAACGGCCGCCGGGGAGCTGCGCGTGATCGCAGCCGCCGATGGGTCGGAGCTGCTGCCCGACGACGTCGTCGTCCTGGCCAACGGCGAACCGCCACTGACGGCCGACGAGCTGGAGCGCCTGCTGCGCCGGCGTTCGGAGAGCGACCTGCAGGTGCTCCGGGACACCGACGAAGGCGAAGAGCTGGTCACGGCACTGCACCCCCTGCCCCGGCTGAGCCTGGACTGGGCCTACATCGCCCTCGCGCTGACCGGGATCGCCTACCTTTTGATCGGGCTCTACACGCTGAGCCGCCAGCGCAGCCGGCAGACGCTCCTGTTTCACCTCTGGGCCCTGACCTCCGCGGCCCTCTACCTGGTGACGCCAATCGCGCCCTTCGACGCGATCGACCGCCTCTTCTACCTCGTCGACGGCGCCTGCCGGCTCCTCCTGCCGCCCCTCACCCTGCACTTCTTCCTCGTGTTCCCGGTGCGCCCGAACTCCATCTGGGCGCGCCGCGCGGTGCCCTGGCTCTACCTGCCGTCCGCCGCGCTGCTCGCGCTGCAGCTCGACCAGATCTTCGGGGCCGGCCGTCTCGCCGGCGAGCTCTCGGCCACCGCCCTCGAGCGGCAGGACCGTGTCGAGCTGCTCCTGCTGGTCGCCTACGCGCTGGCCGCGGCCGCGGTGCTGGGCCGCCGCCTGCTGTCCAGGCGCGACTGGGAGCAGGGACGGCAGACACAGTGGATCGCCTTCGGCGTTGCCGGCGGCTACCTGCCGTTCCTGGTGCTGTACGTCGTGCCATTCGCCCTGGAAGTGCCCGCGCCCGGCTGGCTCGACGCCGTCGCGGTGGCGCCGCTGGCCCTGGTTCCGCTGAGCTTCGCCTACGCCCTGCTCCGCTACCGTCTCTGGGACGTGGCGGTCATCGCCCGCGATGTCGCGACCTACGCGCTCACGGTGCTGCTTGCCGTGCTGGGCTTCTCGCTGCTCAGCCTGCTCATCCGCCGCGGCGTGCCCCAGGACATGGTCGTCGCCAGGGGCTTCCTGAACGCCAGCGCGCTGCTCGTCATAGGAACCCTCTCCATACCGGTCAAGCAGGGCATCGGCTCGAGTCTCCAGCGACTCCAGTATCGCGCCCAGCGCAGCCGCCGCGCGCTGCAGAGGCTCGGCGAGGAACTGCTCCACGAACGGGACCTCGGGCGGCTGGCGTCGAGCCTGCTGCGAGAGCTGGAAGAAGGCCTGAGCCTGGAGCAGAGCAACCTGTTCCTGGTCGAAGGCGAGCATCTGACGCCCGTGCGGGAAGAACCCGAAGCGCCGGAGCTCAGGCTCGCCGAAGTCGACGTCTCCATCTGGACCGAGGCCCACCGGGCCCTCGCCCGGGCGCCGCTGGCCGACGCCGCGGACAGCGGGTACCTGCGCCTGGCGGTGCTCGGCTACCACTACGTCTTCCCGCTCCAGGTGCGGGACCGGACGGTCGGTCTCCTCTACGTTGGCCGCCGCGTCGGCGGCGCGCCGCTCTCCACCGACGACCTGACGCTCATCCGCCAGCTCCTGAACCAGGCGGTGCTGGCGATCGAGAACGCGCAACTCCTCGAGCAGAGACAGCGGCAGTTGACCCGGGTCTCCGAACTCAAGCAATTCAGCGAGGAGATCATCGAGTCCTCTCCGGCCGGCATCGCCGTCATTGACGGCAGGGACCGGATCGTGACCGCGAACGGCGCCTTCGGGGCTCTCGTCGGCCTGTCCCGGAACGAGGCTGCCGGCCGAGGCCTCGGCGACCTGATTCCGCTCGACCTGTTTCCGCGGCAGGACGACCCGCCGGTCGAGGTCCGGTTCGAGGACCGGACCGGGACCGAGAAGTACCTCCAGTTGTCCGTCGCGGCGTTCCAGGGCGCCGCGCCCGGCGACCGGGTCGTCGTGGCCCACGACGTCACCGAGCGAGTGGCGATGAAGCGGGAGCTGGCCGAGAAGGAACGCCTCGCGGCTCTCGGCGCGATGGCCGCCGGCGTCGCCCACGAGGTGAACACGCCCCTGACGGGAATCTCGAGCTACGCCCAGATGCTGCTGGCGGAGACCTCCGAGCAGGATCCGCGGCGGCGCCTGTTGCGCAAGGTCGAGCGCCAGACCTTCCGGGCCGCCCGCATCGTCAACACGCTCCTCGACTTCGCGCGCCGCGGCCGGCACGAACCGGCGCCCGTCGATCTGGCCTTCGTGGTCCGCGAAAGCTGCGAGGCACTGGCGGAACGGTTCGCCGACGCCGGCGTCGAGCTCCAGGTGGACCTCGGCCCGTGCGGCAGGGACCGGGTGCCCGGCAACGAGACAGAACTGGGCCAGGTGCTCGCCAACCTGATGATCAACGCTGTCGACGCGATGACGGAAGCCGGCAGCAAGGAAAGGCGCCTCTCGCTGGCGGTCGACAAGAACTCGGGCGACTCGCTCGACGTATTCATTGACGACACCGGGCCCGGCATTCCCGAGCAGCACCTTGAACGCGTATTCGAACCCTTCTTCTCCACCCGCAAGGCCGTTGGAGGCACCGGCCTCGGGCTCTCGATCAGCCAGGAGATCGTCCGCCGGCACGGCGGTGACCTGGTCGCCTCGAACCTTCCGTCCGGTGGCTGCCGCCTCACGCTTCGTCTGCCCACGATGCGCCGACCGCAACCCGTGATGCCCCGACCGCAGCCCCAGTCGAAGGAGAACGACGAATGA